Part of the Deltaproteobacteria bacterium genome, GAACGGGGTACCACCATGGTCGTGGTTACTCACAATCGGAGCTTGGCGTCGCAGATGCCGAGACAACTGATCCTGGAAGACCATAAGGTGCGAGATTGTGAATAAAGTGGGTAGATTTGAATATCAAAAGATGGCCAAACGATTTGGCCTTGGCTGGTTGCGGCTCTTTTGCGTGGCTGCGCTGATATTTTCTGCTGCTTCGGCTCAAGCCGATGAGGCCAAAATCTCAGAAATTAATATCGAAGGCAATCGACGGGTTCAAGATAAGACCATTGCCGCAGCACTGACTTTAAAGGTCGGTGATAGCCTTGACCCAGTCCAAGTCACGAAAGATTTACGGGCTATTTGGGACAAGGGCTTCTTCAAGGACATTCAAATCCTTCAGGAAGTAACTGCCGCAGGTGTCGTAATTACCGTTCAGGTTTCTGAAAAACCTGCAATTCGCAAAGTGCTTTACAAAGGTAACGACGACGTTTCTGACGAAGATATAACCGAGGTCGTCAACGTTAAGCCCATGAAGATTCTCAATGTAGAACTTCTGAAAACCAACTCTCAAAAAATCCGTGAACTCTATGTGGATAAAGGTTTTTTTCTTGCCGACGTGGATCACGAAGTTTTACCCGTTGGAACAGATGGTCGCCGTGTGGATATCGTTTTTAACGTCAAAGAGAACTTCAAAGTCCAGGTGCGCCGGTTAACCATCGTCGGTAACTCACATTTGTCTGACACCGATATTAAGACGATGATCCAGACCCGTGAAGGCAATGAGATTTCATTCATTACGAAAAGCGGGACCTACAAAGACGAACACTTTCAGACGGATCTAATGCGGATTCAGGCGCTCTATTATGACCACGGATTCGTTTCTATTAAGGTCGGACAACCCACTGTCACGTTGACGCCAGACCGCCGCTATATCGATATCGTAATTCCTGTAGAGGAAGGCGTTAAATATTCGATTGGCAACATTACGTTCGCTGGTGAGATAGAACTCAAGAACAGCGAAGGCAAGGTCATCGTCACTGAGGATATTCTTCGTAAATTCATCGTCTCAACAAAGGGCGAGACATTTAAGCGAACAACCCTATTTGAAGACATCGGACGTTTGGCCAATGTTTATAAGAATATGGGTTATGCTTTCGCGAATGTAACGCCCAATTCTAAAATGCGCCCTGAGGACAAAGAGGTAGACCTCGAAATGTCCGTTCAAAAGGGCGACTTGGTTTACATTGACCGCATTGAGATTTCCGGAAACACCAAGACTCGGGATAAGGTTATTCGCCGTGAAATGCGAGTCTTCGAGGGTGAGCTCTACTCGGAAGCGGGCATCAATGCATCAAAGGCCCGAATCTTTCAGCTTGGCTTCTTTGAGAATGTTGAGATTAAACCAGCGGGTGGCGCTCAGAGAGATACCATGACCTTAGAGGTTGAGGTTAAGGAAAAGAGTACCGGCACCTTTCAGGTTGGAGCAGGATTCTCAAGCGTTGAAAGTTTCATTGCTACCGCACAAGTGGCTCAAAATAACTTCCTTGGAACCGGCCAATCACTGTCTCTCTCATTGCAGCTGTCTTTTGGTACCTTTGGACGCAAGTTTGGTTCTCTGCAGTTTTACGAACCATACCTTCTCGACTCGATGTTCTCGTTGGGCCTGAATGCCTATGTGACGCAGCAGTTTTACCGCGACTTTCAGCGGGCGGCCACCGGGTTCTCGCCTACAGTGGGGTACCCCATCACGCCAGATCTGCGCTTGAGTCTTGGTTACACCATTGAGCAAATTGAAATTAGCCAGAGTTCTGCCTTGCGGAGAGCTCACTATTTGGTTGATGAAACTGGCGGAATCAATTCTGCTATTAATACATCAGTGGCATACGATACACGTAACAACCGCCTTTTCCCAACCGCCGGTCAGTACCACCGCTTCAAGGCTGAAATCTCCGACGAGATTTTAGGCGCCGATGGTGAAATGGAGTTTTTAAGGCTTCAGTTGACGGCTCGGTATTATCAGCCAATCATCTGGGGCTTGGTGCTTAAGTTAAACGCCGAATTTGGATACCTCCACAGCACTGGAGAGGCTGAAAGTTCAGCTTCTGCCCCACGCCGGGCGCCCATCAGTGAGAGATTCTTTCCCGGCGGTATCTATTCTGTTCGCGGATTTGAGCCTCGTAGCCTTGGGCCTTGCGAACTCGCACCCCTGGACTCGATGGACCACTTAAGCCGCGCCGATTGCCTCAACGTAGGCGGGAACAAGCAGGCAATCTTCAATATCGAACTGGAATTCCCGATTTTGGAATCCGCAGGTATCAAAGGCGTTCTTTTCTTTGACGCGGGTAATGCATTCAACGATGACCAAGGTTGGTTCTATGCTGGAACCAGCGCTGAAGACCAGCCAGATGTGTTTATCATAGGTTCTGACACGGCAACCAAGCCGCCAATGGGCCTATATCTATCTACTGGTTTTGGGTTTCGCTGGTTCAGTCCAATTGGACCACTGCGCTTCGAATGGGGTATTCCAATTACGAAGAAGGCAACGACTGACGATAACCTAATCTTCGAATTCACCATCGGAAACTTCTTCTAAAAACTGGTAAGCGATTGCAGGAAGCTTAGGTAGACTGTAACAGGCTGGTGCGTTTCACGTTTTGCGCAGCGCGTGAGCGGAACACCTACGTCAACTACAATGGCTGCAGGGCT contains:
- the bamA gene encoding outer membrane protein assembly factor BamA, translating into MNKVGRFEYQKMAKRFGLGWLRLFCVAALIFSAASAQADEAKISEINIEGNRRVQDKTIAAALTLKVGDSLDPVQVTKDLRAIWDKGFFKDIQILQEVTAAGVVITVQVSEKPAIRKVLYKGNDDVSDEDITEVVNVKPMKILNVELLKTNSQKIRELYVDKGFFLADVDHEVLPVGTDGRRVDIVFNVKENFKVQVRRLTIVGNSHLSDTDIKTMIQTREGNEISFITKSGTYKDEHFQTDLMRIQALYYDHGFVSIKVGQPTVTLTPDRRYIDIVIPVEEGVKYSIGNITFAGEIELKNSEGKVIVTEDILRKFIVSTKGETFKRTTLFEDIGRLANVYKNMGYAFANVTPNSKMRPEDKEVDLEMSVQKGDLVYIDRIEISGNTKTRDKVIRREMRVFEGELYSEAGINASKARIFQLGFFENVEIKPAGGAQRDTMTLEVEVKEKSTGTFQVGAGFSSVESFIATAQVAQNNFLGTGQSLSLSLQLSFGTFGRKFGSLQFYEPYLLDSMFSLGLNAYVTQQFYRDFQRAATGFSPTVGYPITPDLRLSLGYTIEQIEISQSSALRRAHYLVDETGGINSAINTSVAYDTRNNRLFPTAGQYHRFKAEISDEILGADGEMEFLRLQLTARYYQPIIWGLVLKLNAEFGYLHSTGEAESSASAPRRAPISERFFPGGIYSVRGFEPRSLGPCELAPLDSMDHLSRADCLNVGGNKQAIFNIELEFPILESAGIKGVLFFDAGNAFNDDQGWFYAGTSAEDQPDVFIIGSDTATKPPMGLYLSTGFGFRWFSPIGPLRFEWGIPITKKATTDDNLIFEFTIGNFF